From Phenylobacterium immobile (ATCC 35973), a single genomic window includes:
- a CDS encoding alpha/beta fold hydrolase: MGLELEKDTRSRGLTEEGIIHIPGIYSRYVRLASGARAHYVTSGESGPAVILLHGGIEGSSGTAGFRFMMTFLGENGFRVYAPDRPGFGKADTSKVEYLDASPKAQVDFVKEFADALCLDKFHLSGNSAGCMVSANFVVSHPERVLSVAFIAGGLGDINEKPRLMPSEGKFTPNPAYVNPPFDGTNESMKNLMDGIIYEAKAIWPELITMRVNDALEQRRAREAAGVERWGPGSKQTPDQLQVFSTKGRLDKLTMPMIYLYGLQDVLSVVENGFNQEDVAPNIQFFYPDECGHQGQTDQPDMHNQVFLEFFREGKVSWESAKWAGVSRRRPINPKLVEEPAGGFPSVIREAYVDTPTLRAALGSSVKTPEPAE; the protein is encoded by the coding sequence ATGGGACTTGAACTCGAGAAAGACACGCGCAGCCGCGGTCTGACTGAAGAAGGCATTATTCACATTCCGGGCATCTACAGCCGCTACGTTCGCCTCGCGAGCGGCGCGCGCGCCCACTACGTCACCAGCGGCGAAAGCGGCCCGGCCGTGATCCTGCTGCATGGCGGCATCGAAGGTTCGTCGGGCACCGCCGGCTTCCGCTTCATGATGACCTTCCTGGGTGAGAACGGCTTCCGCGTTTACGCGCCGGACCGTCCGGGGTTCGGCAAGGCCGACACGAGCAAGGTCGAGTACCTCGACGCGAGCCCGAAGGCTCAGGTTGATTTCGTCAAGGAATTCGCCGACGCGCTTTGCCTCGACAAGTTCCACCTTTCGGGGAACTCGGCGGGCTGCATGGTTTCGGCGAACTTCGTCGTCAGCCACCCCGAGCGGGTGCTGAGCGTGGCCTTCATCGCCGGCGGTCTCGGCGACATCAATGAAAAGCCCCGCCTGATGCCTTCGGAAGGCAAGTTCACCCCGAATCCGGCCTACGTGAACCCGCCTTTCGACGGCACCAATGAATCCATGAAGAACCTCATGGACGGCATCATTTATGAAGCCAAGGCGATCTGGCCGGAGCTGATCACCATGCGTGTCAACGACGCGCTGGAACAACGTCGCGCCCGTGAAGCGGCTGGCGTGGAACGCTGGGGTCCCGGTTCCAAGCAAACGCCCGACCAGCTGCAGGTCTTCTCGACGAAAGGCCGCCTCGATAAGCTGACGATGCCGATGATCTATCTCTACGGCCTGCAGGACGTGCTGTCGGTCGTCGAAAACGGCTTCAACCAGGAAGACGTGGCTCCGAACATCCAGTTCTTCTATCCGGACGAATGCGGTCACCAAGGCCAGACCGATCAGCCCGACATGCACAACCAAGTGTTCCTGGAATTCTTCCGCGAGGGCAAGGTCAGCTGGGAATCGGCGAAGTGGGCGGGTGTTTCGCGTCGCCGTCCGATCAACCCGAAGCTCGTCGAAGAACCCGCGGGCGGTTTCCCGTCGGTGATCCGTGAAGCCTACGTCGACACCCCGACCCTGCGCGCTGCGCTGGGTTCGTCGGTGAAGACGCCGGAACCGGCGGAATAA
- the hemB gene encoding porphobilinogen synthase translates to MTRAPLAPFPALRMRRLRQADWIRRLVRETTLTPADLIWSVVVHDGEGKVPVASMPGMSRLSIPDLAAAAREARALGIPALAVFPFIDGVHKDALGAHAADPENLVARAVAAIKDAAPEVGVICDVALDPFTDHGHDGVIENGRILNEATVERLVAQALMQARAGADVLAPSDMMDGRVGALRQALEAEGHTDVMIMSYAAKYASGFYGPYRDAIGSGKLGTGSVENPADKKTYQMDPANTNEALREVALDIAEGADMVMVKPGMPYLDIVQRVSEAFAVPTFAFQVSGEYAMLMAAAQNGWLDEERVILESLSAFKRAGAAGVLTYFAPRAARMLGA, encoded by the coding sequence ATGACACGCGCGCCCCTCGCCCCCTTCCCCGCCCTTCGCATGCGCCGCCTGCGGCAGGCCGACTGGATCCGCCGGCTAGTGCGCGAAACGACGCTGACGCCGGCCGACCTGATCTGGTCGGTCGTGGTCCACGACGGCGAGGGCAAGGTCCCGGTCGCCTCGATGCCGGGTATGTCGCGGCTGTCGATCCCCGACCTTGCCGCGGCGGCCCGTGAGGCGCGCGCTCTGGGTATCCCTGCCCTGGCGGTCTTCCCGTTCATTGACGGCGTGCACAAGGACGCTTTAGGCGCCCACGCCGCCGATCCTGAGAATCTGGTCGCGCGCGCCGTGGCGGCCATCAAGGACGCCGCCCCGGAAGTAGGCGTAATCTGCGACGTGGCGCTGGATCCGTTTACCGATCACGGTCACGACGGGGTCATCGAGAACGGTCGCATTCTCAACGAGGCCACGGTCGAGCGCTTGGTCGCGCAGGCGCTGATGCAAGCCCGCGCGGGCGCCGATGTCCTTGCGCCGTCCGACATGATGGATGGCCGCGTCGGCGCGCTGCGCCAGGCCCTCGAGGCCGAGGGGCACACCGACGTGATGATCATGTCCTACGCGGCGAAATACGCCTCCGGCTTCTATGGCCCTTACCGCGACGCCATCGGTTCGGGAAAGCTGGGCACAGGCTCGGTGGAAAATCCCGCAGACAAAAAGACCTACCAGATGGACCCGGCCAACACGAATGAGGCCTTGCGCGAAGTCGCCCTAGACATCGCCGAGGGAGCCGACATGGTCATGGTCAAGCCAGGTATGCCCTATTTGGATATTGTTCAGCGCGTCAGTGAGGCTTTCGCCGTGCCGACTTTCGCGTTCCAGGTTTCGGGCGAGTACGCGATGCTGATGGCTGCCGCCCAGAATGGCTGGCTGGATGAAGAGCGGGTGATCCTGGAGAGCCTTTCGGCCTTCAAGCGCGCCGGGGCTGCTGGCGTGCTCACCTATTTCGCCCCGCGAGCCGCCCGGATGCTCGGCGCCTGA
- a CDS encoding enoyl-CoA hydratase/isomerase family protein codes for MSPSSEPEVIATVEGRAGRIRLNRPRALNALTLAMTLAITRALLAWRDDPAIQVVMIDHMGERGFCAGGDIRALALRSGGRDAVRAFFLHEYRLNHLIFTYPKPVVTFMDGVTMGGGAGLAMPSRFRVATEACLFAMPETAIGFFPDVGAGWFLPRLPGRTGYWLALTSARLGAADCLHLGIATHYMPATALDALKAAIIAGPESPGVILGRRAEDAGAAPIRPVERDIDRAFDQPTIEAILAALPAQKWGRAQAEAIAGRSPFSLKVTLRRMRIGEGQASFAEVMATDYRCALRLASRHDFAEGVRAVIVDKDNRPAWRPADLALVSDHEVASIFANLPSSEEWTALP; via the coding sequence ATGAGTCCGTCGTCTGAACCCGAAGTCATCGCCACGGTGGAGGGGCGCGCGGGCCGGATCCGCCTGAATCGTCCACGCGCGCTGAACGCCCTGACCCTCGCGATGACGCTGGCCATCACCCGAGCGCTGCTCGCCTGGCGTGACGACCCGGCGATCCAGGTGGTCATGATCGATCACATGGGCGAGCGGGGCTTTTGCGCCGGCGGCGATATCCGCGCCTTGGCCCTGCGTAGCGGCGGCCGCGATGCGGTTCGCGCCTTTTTCCTGCACGAATATCGGCTGAACCACCTGATCTTCACCTACCCCAAGCCGGTGGTGACTTTCATGGACGGAGTGACCATGGGCGGCGGGGCGGGGCTCGCCATGCCCAGCCGCTTCCGGGTGGCGACAGAGGCTTGCTTATTCGCCATGCCGGAAACCGCCATTGGCTTCTTCCCAGACGTGGGCGCCGGGTGGTTCCTGCCGAGGTTGCCGGGGCGGACCGGCTACTGGCTGGCGCTGACGTCCGCCCGGCTGGGCGCCGCTGATTGTCTGCACCTCGGGATCGCGACGCACTACATGCCGGCCACCGCACTCGACGCCCTGAAGGCGGCGATCATCGCTGGCCCGGAGAGTCCCGGCGTCATCCTGGGCCGTCGCGCCGAGGACGCGGGCGCCGCGCCAATCAGGCCAGTGGAGCGCGATATTGACCGCGCCTTCGATCAGCCCACCATCGAAGCCATCCTCGCTGCCTTGCCGGCGCAAAAATGGGGGCGGGCTCAGGCCGAGGCGATCGCCGGACGGTCGCCGTTCAGCTTGAAGGTCACACTGCGCCGGATGCGGATCGGCGAGGGCCAGGCTAGTTTCGCTGAGGTGATGGCGACCGACTATCGCTGCGCCCTGCGGCTCGCGAGCCGCCACGACTTTGCAGAAGGCGTGCGTGCGGTCATCGTCGACAAGGACAATCGCCCGGCGTGGCGCCCCGCCGACTTGGCCTTGGTGAGCGACCACGAGGTCGCGTCGATTTTCGCGAACCTGCCTTCCTCCGAAGAGTGGACGGCACTACCGTGA
- a CDS encoding class I SAM-dependent methyltransferase, with translation MIKTKLMLAAGVVSLLCAGPTVAHEPAAYAAVVAEGSRPDADKARDAARKPAEMLAFANVHPGEVVVELLPGGGYFTRLLSKAVSPTGKVFAVVTAQQDTPEKPAGVRAIAAAPGYANVSVLVADFQTMAPPQKADLVWTSQNYHDLHLTRLNLDVAKVNKAVFDALKPGGRYVIVDHAAPAGTAVDAANTVHRIDPAVVRKEVEAAGFIFVAESDVLRNPADDYAKSVFDPALRGHTDQFVLKFRKPG, from the coding sequence ATGATAAAGACCAAGTTGATGCTGGCCGCCGGGGTGGTCTCGCTGCTCTGCGCGGGCCCCACTGTCGCCCACGAACCTGCAGCCTACGCCGCTGTTGTCGCCGAAGGTAGCCGGCCTGACGCCGACAAGGCCCGCGACGCCGCCCGCAAGCCTGCTGAAATGCTGGCCTTCGCCAATGTCCATCCCGGCGAAGTTGTCGTCGAGTTGCTGCCTGGCGGGGGTTACTTCACCCGCCTGCTGTCCAAGGCGGTATCGCCCACGGGCAAGGTATTCGCCGTCGTGACAGCGCAGCAGGACACGCCGGAAAAGCCCGCCGGGGTCCGCGCGATCGCCGCCGCGCCGGGCTACGCCAACGTATCCGTGCTTGTGGCCGATTTCCAGACCATGGCGCCGCCGCAGAAGGCTGATCTCGTCTGGACCTCGCAGAATTATCACGACCTGCATCTGACCCGCCTGAACCTCGACGTCGCCAAGGTGAATAAGGCGGTCTTCGATGCGCTGAAGCCGGGCGGACGCTACGTGATCGTGGACCATGCGGCGCCGGCGGGCACGGCGGTCGATGCAGCCAACACTGTCCATCGAATCGACCCCGCAGTCGTACGCAAGGAAGTCGAAGCGGCGGGTTTCATTTTCGTGGCTGAAAGCGACGTTCTGCGCAATCCCGCAGATGACTACGCCAAGTCCGTTTTCGACCCGGCGCTTCGCGGTCACACCGACCAATTCGTGCTCAAATTCCGTAAGCCGGGCTAA